One region of Plasmodium vivax chromosome 7, whole genome shotgun sequence genomic DNA includes:
- a CDS encoding Autophagocytosis associated protein, C-terminal domain containing protein (encoded by transcript PVX_098725A) codes for MSEPINVKHKIGDTYRKVYSYFKPITNSSSFVKNGTLTPAEFVDAGDFLVHKFRTWEWQDVDTNRRVPHLPEGKQFLLTKNVACKQRIKDLSYIMRDVKTVENDWLLPSYEEENNATDIDEYMRHLEPPPRSVPREEKAHNHNEDASEEEDDEAIDIQNFEAHFDPNFDLIKEDDPAALNHAGLYSYGGQNENVMKIRTYDVSITYDKYYETPRIWLFGYDENGHPLKSEEIFEDISAEYSYETYDPHPCTGVMTASIHPCRHAEAMLNIVKNWMSEGKEPRHDLYLLFLLKFVSGVIPTIEYDFTTDVELPRDDRQ; via the exons ATGAGCGAACCAATAAATGTAAAGCATAAGATAGGAGATACATATCGAAAGGTGTACTCATATTTTAAGCCAATCACAAATTCGTCttcatttgttaaaaatg GGACACTAACCCCAGCGGAGTTTGTAGACGCGGGGGATTTTCTCGTGCACAAGTTTAGAACATGGGaatg gcAAGATGTAGACACAAATCGGAGAGTTCCCCATCTACCTGAGGGGAAGCAATTCCTCTTAACGAAAAATGTAGCGTGCAAGCAAAGAATTAAGGACTTGAGTTATATCATGCGCGATGTG aaaactGTTGAGAACGATTGGCTGCTTCCAAGCTACGAAGAGGAGAACAACGCCACTGACATAGATGAAT ACATGCGTCACTTGGAGCCCCCCCCCAGAAGTGTGCCCCGAGAGGAAAAG GCGCATAACCACAACGAGGATGCCTcggaggaagaggacgacGAAGCCATTGACATACAGAACTTTGAGGCACACTTTGACCCAAACTTTGACCTCATTAAG GAAGATGACCCAGCCGCGCTGAACCACGCAGGTCTTTACTCGTACGGTGGACAGAATGAAA ACGTTATGAAAATACGCACGTACGATGTCAGCATAACGTACGACAAGTATTATGAAACTCCTCGCATATGGCTGTTTGGATATGACGAG AATGGGCACCCGCTAAAATCGGAGGAAATTTTCGAAGACATCTCTGCAGAGTACAGTTACGAGACG TACGACCCCCACCCGTGCACAGGCGTGATGACTGCATCTATCCACCCGTGCAG acaCGCCGAAGCGATgttaaatattgtaaaaaattggatGAGCGAGGGAAAGGAACCGAG GCATGATCTGTACCTCCTATTTCTTTTGAAGTTTGTCTCTGGGGTGATACCGACGATCGAGTATGACTTTACAACGGATGTAGAGCTCCCGAGGGATGACAGGCAGTAG